From Polynucleobacter difficilis, a single genomic window includes:
- a CDS encoding acetolactate synthase 3 catalytic subunit produces the protein MNTSSAESLASKADSTPIPTKTGPEMIGAEMLVHALHAEGVEFVWGYPGGAVLFIYDEIYKQDKFEHILVRHEQAAVHAADGYARATGKVGVALVTSGPGVTNAVTGIATAYTDSIPMVIITGNVPTYAIGEDAFQEADTVGITRPIVKHNFLVKDINDLALTLKKAFHIAQTGRPGPVLVDIPKDISATKGQFIYPEELTMRSYNPVLRGHSGQIRKAVSLLQEAERPFIYTGGGVILSDAAPELKAFADALGYPVTNTLMGLGGFPGTSPQFVGMLGMHGTYEANMAMQHSDVLIAIGARFDDRVIGNTQHFASHPRKIIHIDIDPSVIAKRVKVDVPIVGNLKEVLVEMTSQIKAAGPLKNGAHLAKWWDQINEWRKKDCLKYDRDSQIVKPQYVVEKLWELTGGDAFICSDVGQHQMWAAQFYKFNKPRRWINSGGLGTMGVGLPYAMGIKKAFPDEDVFTITGEGSIQMCIQELSTCKQYNTPVKIVSLNNRYLGMVRQWQELTYNRRYSSSYMDSLPDFVKLAEAFGHVGMRIETKADVEPALKEAIRLKDRTVFMDFQTDPEENVWPMVQAGKGITEMLLGSEDL, from the coding sequence ATGAATACCAGCAGCGCCGAATCTTTAGCCTCCAAGGCTGATTCCACCCCAATTCCTACCAAAACCGGACCTGAAATGATTGGTGCCGAGATGCTCGTCCATGCCCTGCATGCCGAAGGCGTCGAGTTTGTCTGGGGATACCCCGGTGGAGCCGTTCTGTTCATCTACGATGAAATCTACAAGCAAGACAAGTTTGAGCACATATTGGTGCGCCACGAGCAAGCGGCCGTTCACGCTGCCGATGGTTATGCCCGTGCTACAGGCAAAGTAGGGGTTGCATTAGTGACCTCCGGTCCTGGTGTTACCAATGCCGTCACTGGAATTGCTACTGCCTATACCGACTCCATTCCGATGGTCATCATTACCGGTAACGTGCCTACCTATGCGATTGGTGAGGACGCGTTCCAAGAAGCCGATACGGTTGGCATTACGCGACCCATCGTCAAACACAATTTTTTGGTGAAAGACATTAATGATTTAGCGCTCACGCTAAAGAAAGCCTTTCACATTGCTCAGACCGGAAGACCTGGCCCCGTGCTGGTCGATATTCCGAAAGACATTTCAGCAACCAAGGGTCAGTTTATTTACCCTGAAGAGCTGACCATGCGTTCCTACAACCCCGTTTTGCGCGGCCACAGCGGCCAGATTCGCAAAGCGGTTTCCTTGTTGCAGGAAGCAGAGCGTCCCTTCATTTATACCGGTGGTGGCGTTATTCTGTCCGATGCAGCGCCTGAGCTCAAAGCATTTGCTGATGCTCTGGGTTACCCAGTAACCAATACCTTAATGGGTTTGGGCGGTTTCCCAGGAACCAGCCCCCAGTTTGTGGGCATGTTGGGTATGCACGGCACCTACGAAGCCAATATGGCCATGCAGCATTCAGACGTATTGATCGCCATTGGCGCGCGTTTTGATGACCGCGTGATTGGTAATACGCAGCACTTTGCGAGCCACCCACGCAAGATCATTCACATTGATATTGATCCATCCGTGATTGCTAAGCGCGTTAAGGTCGATGTGCCCATCGTTGGTAATTTGAAGGAAGTGTTGGTCGAGATGACCAGCCAAATTAAAGCAGCGGGCCCACTCAAGAATGGCGCTCACCTTGCGAAGTGGTGGGATCAGATTAACGAGTGGCGCAAGAAAGACTGCTTGAAATACGACCGTGATTCACAGATCGTGAAGCCCCAGTACGTAGTAGAAAAGTTATGGGAACTCACGGGCGGCGATGCTTTTATTTGCTCTGACGTCGGCCAGCATCAAATGTGGGCAGCGCAGTTTTACAAGTTCAATAAGCCCCGTCGCTGGATTAATTCAGGTGGTCTTGGCACTATGGGTGTTGGTTTGCCTTATGCCATGGGCATTAAAAAAGCCTTCCCAGACGAAGATGTATTCACGATCACGGGCGAAGGCTCGATTCAGATGTGCATTCAAGAACTGTCGACCTGCAAGCAATACAACACGCCTGTCAAAATTGTGTCGCTCAACAACCGTTACTTAGGTATGGTGCGTCAGTGGCAAGAGCTGACCTACAACCGCCGCTATTCCAGCTCGTATATGGATTCTTTGCCTGACTTTGTGAAGTTGGCAGAGGCCTTTGGTCACGTCGGTATGCGGATTGAAACCAAGGCGGACGTTGAGCCAGCCCTCAAGGAGGCGATTCGCTTGAAAGATCGCACGGTCTTCATGGATTTCCAAACCGATCCAGAAGAAAACGTGTGGCCCATGGTGCAAGCCGGTAAGGGTATTACTGAAATGCTCTTGGGTAGTGAGGATCTGTAA
- the ilvN gene encoding acetolactate synthase small subunit encodes MRHIISVLLENEPGALSRVVGLFSARGYNIETLSVAPTEDPSLSRMTIVTIGSEDVIEQITKHLNRLVEVVKVFDLTEGSHIERELMLIKVRAVGKEREELKRTTDIFRGRIIDVTDKSYTIELTGDGSKLDAFIDSIDRASILETVRSGGSGIGRGERILKV; translated from the coding sequence ATGCGCCACATTATTTCGGTATTACTTGAGAATGAGCCGGGCGCGTTGTCGCGTGTGGTTGGTCTATTCTCGGCGCGTGGTTACAACATTGAAACCTTGAGTGTTGCGCCGACAGAGGATCCATCCTTATCGCGCATGACGATCGTGACGATTGGTTCCGAGGATGTGATTGAGCAAATCACTAAGCACCTCAATCGTTTGGTTGAAGTCGTGAAAGTATTTGATTTAACCGAAGGTTCGCACATTGAGCGCGAACTGATGTTGATCAAAGTGCGCGCAGTAGGTAAAGAGCGTGAAGAGCTCAAGCGCACCACCGACATCTTCCGCGGCCGCATCATTGATGTTACGGACAAAAGCTACACCATTGAACTGACTGGTGATGGCTCCAAGCTCGATGCCTTCATTGATTCAATTGACCGCGCTTCCATTTTAGAAACCGTACGTTCTGGTGGCTCAGGCATTGGCCGCGGCGAACGGATTTTGAAAGTCTAA
- the ilvC gene encoding ketol-acid reductoisomerase, with amino-acid sequence MKVFYDKDADLSLIKGKKVTIIGYGSQGHAHALNLNDSGVKVTVGLRKDGASWKKAANAGLTVKEVAEAVKDADIVMMLLPDEQIAEVYKNEVHGNIKQGAALAFAHGFNVHYGQVQPRADLDVIMIAPKAPGHTVRGTYSQGGGVPHLIAVYQDKSGSARDLALSYATANGGGRAGIIETNFREETETDLFGEQAVLCGGTVELIKAGYETLVEAGYAPEMAYFECLHELKLIVDLIYEGGIANMNYSISNNAEYGEYVTGPRIVTEDTKNAMRQCLKDIQTGEYAKSFILENKAGAPTLISRRRLNSEHQIEIVGEKLRAMMPWIAKNKLVDQSKN; translated from the coding sequence ATGAAAGTTTTTTACGATAAAGACGCGGATTTATCCCTGATTAAAGGCAAGAAAGTCACCATCATTGGCTATGGTTCACAGGGTCACGCGCATGCATTGAACTTAAACGATTCAGGCGTCAAAGTAACGGTTGGTTTGCGCAAAGATGGCGCCTCGTGGAAAAAAGCAGCCAATGCTGGCTTGACTGTGAAGGAAGTAGCCGAGGCGGTAAAAGATGCTGACATCGTCATGATGCTTTTGCCTGATGAGCAAATTGCTGAGGTTTATAAGAATGAAGTGCATGGCAATATCAAGCAGGGCGCGGCCCTGGCATTTGCCCATGGCTTTAACGTGCATTACGGCCAAGTTCAGCCCCGTGCTGATTTGGATGTAATCATGATTGCTCCTAAGGCGCCAGGCCACACTGTGCGTGGTACCTATAGCCAAGGTGGCGGCGTTCCCCACTTGATCGCGGTTTACCAAGACAAATCCGGTTCGGCTCGTGATCTCGCTTTGTCCTATGCAACAGCCAACGGCGGCGGTCGTGCCGGCATCATCGAAACCAATTTCCGCGAAGAAACCGAAACCGATTTATTCGGTGAGCAGGCTGTACTCTGCGGCGGTACTGTCGAACTCATTAAGGCCGGTTACGAGACCTTGGTTGAAGCCGGTTACGCGCCAGAGATGGCTTACTTCGAGTGCTTGCATGAGCTCAAGTTAATTGTGGATTTGATCTACGAGGGCGGTATTGCCAATATGAATTACTCGATTTCAAACAATGCAGAGTACGGTGAGTACGTTACTGGTCCGCGCATTGTGACGGAAGACACCAAGAACGCGATGCGTCAGTGCCTCAAAGACATTCAGACTGGCGAATACGCAAAGAGCTTCATTCTCGAGAACAAGGCTGGCGCGCCAACCTTAATCTCCCGTCGTCGCTTGAATTCAGAGCACCAAATTGAAATCGTCGGCGAGAAACTGCGCGCGATGATGCCTTGGATTGCAAAGAACAAGTTAGTCGATCAGTCGAAGAACTAA
- a CDS encoding phosphatidylserine decarboxylase, whose translation MMYPHPIIAKEGWPYLAAVGVATVLVQQYAGFAWASPLWIIFFFVLQFFRDPQRIAPLGRDLVLSPADGRIVVVEKTQDPYANREAIKISVFMNVFNVHSNRCSVNGLVKEVQYFPGQFVNAALDKASVENERNAVVIDANGQTVTLVQVAGLIARRILCYIHVGEHVKRGSRYGFIRFGSRVDVYLPLTAEPLVSVGEKVSATRTALARLPGLD comes from the coding sequence ATGATGTATCCCCACCCCATTATTGCGAAAGAAGGCTGGCCCTATTTGGCAGCCGTTGGGGTGGCAACCGTGCTAGTCCAGCAGTACGCTGGTTTTGCATGGGCTTCGCCCCTGTGGATTATTTTCTTTTTTGTATTGCAGTTTTTTCGCGACCCCCAGCGCATTGCGCCGCTGGGCCGCGACTTGGTTTTATCCCCAGCCGATGGTCGCATTGTTGTGGTTGAAAAGACCCAAGATCCCTATGCCAATCGCGAGGCAATCAAGATTAGTGTGTTCATGAATGTATTTAACGTGCACTCCAATCGCTGCTCGGTCAATGGCCTGGTTAAAGAGGTGCAATATTTCCCGGGGCAGTTTGTCAATGCCGCGCTGGATAAGGCTTCGGTTGAAAATGAACGCAACGCCGTGGTGATTGATGCCAATGGCCAAACCGTTACCCTGGTTCAGGTCGCCGGCTTAATTGCACGGCGCATTTTGTGCTACATCCATGTGGGTGAGCATGTTAAGCGGGGATCCCGTTACGGCTTCATTCGCTTTGGCTCGCGAGTCGATGTATATTTGCCTTTAACGGCTGAGCCTTTGGT